A region of Dehalococcoidales bacterium DNA encodes the following proteins:
- a CDS encoding DNA translocase FtsK: MASKKPGYREIHRDLEREKGRGVSRWDWILWFVIALAVIALVVLMLWFGMWEPVSAVAVSIWDTLGWGIVIIAVAVLTLVGLGWWHHLSLLIRYWNQWLGGLVVLMGCWGILALFDLGGSFGLAIIGRSEAIGYLRILGIFVVSILLIAPEVGYHVFIRPVRWLVRRSPRPKAPAITRRRKVPFRNIKSTPVEEETTAPTPVATTTTPVPTTTQSQRGLRQIAQDVWKKYGESSNAVIVDGWKLPPIDILDKTVEVEFGEADNAQRARLIEEALASYGVETKVVQINTGPTVTQFGVEPGWDRRKREVREKDKEGNVHTRTEEVSKTRVKVDRITSLANDLALALAAPSIRIEAPVPGKSVVGIEVPNIVSSAVSLRGVVETSTFQKILSKSKLAIALGKGAGGEAGAGDLAKMPHLLIAGSTGSGKTVCLNSAICCLLMHNTPNDLRLIMIDPKRVELTPFNSIPHLAVPVIVDTNKALDVLRWLNAEMDRRYQHLAKATSRNIDSYNKNRQGKDRLPYLVLVIDELADLMMAGFDEVEHILCRLAQLSRAVGMHLIVATQRPSVDVVTGLIKANFPTRISFAVTSQVDSRTILDGAGAEKLLGRGDMLYMPTEAAKPKRLQGCFVSDAETERLVYFWGSQKNDEMSALKIEEALQSPSFTRIREVPKDTLLEAARQLASEHENISTSFLQRRLQIGYPRAARLKEQLDESLAEDEEQEMTSDESTE; encoded by the coding sequence ATGGCCAGTAAGAAACCCGGTTACCGGGAGATACACAGAGATCTGGAGAGGGAGAAGGGTCGAGGAGTGTCACGCTGGGACTGGATACTCTGGTTTGTAATAGCACTGGCAGTAATCGCACTGGTCGTGCTGATGCTGTGGTTTGGAATGTGGGAACCGGTCAGCGCTGTCGCGGTCAGCATCTGGGATACACTCGGCTGGGGCATCGTGATAATCGCGGTTGCCGTCCTGACCCTCGTAGGTCTGGGGTGGTGGCATCACCTCTCTCTGCTGATACGTTACTGGAACCAGTGGCTCGGCGGACTCGTCGTTCTCATGGGTTGCTGGGGAATACTGGCGTTATTCGACCTCGGAGGCAGCTTTGGCCTGGCCATCATCGGCCGCTCGGAGGCTATCGGCTACCTCCGGATACTGGGGATATTCGTTGTAAGCATTCTCCTGATTGCCCCTGAGGTTGGCTACCATGTTTTCATCAGGCCGGTACGCTGGCTGGTAAGGCGCTCCCCCAGACCGAAAGCCCCCGCTATAACCCGCCGCAGGAAGGTGCCGTTCCGTAACATCAAGTCGACTCCAGTGGAGGAAGAGACCACCGCGCCAACTCCTGTTGCCACCACGACGACTCCGGTGCCGACTACTACTCAATCCCAGCGGGGACTGCGGCAGATAGCCCAGGATGTGTGGAAGAAGTACGGTGAGTCATCGAATGCCGTCATCGTGGATGGCTGGAAGCTTCCGCCAATCGATATTCTCGACAAGACGGTCGAGGTTGAGTTTGGTGAGGCCGACAACGCGCAACGGGCCCGGCTGATTGAAGAAGCCCTGGCCAGCTACGGCGTTGAAACCAAGGTCGTCCAGATAAACACCGGGCCGACGGTCACCCAGTTCGGCGTGGAACCGGGTTGGGACCGCAGGAAGAGGGAAGTGCGGGAGAAGGATAAAGAAGGCAATGTCCACACGCGTACCGAGGAGGTTTCCAAGACCAGGGTCAAGGTGGATAGAATCACCTCCCTGGCCAACGACCTGGCACTCGCCCTGGCAGCACCGAGTATCCGGATTGAAGCTCCGGTGCCCGGTAAATCGGTGGTCGGCATTGAGGTACCAAACATAGTCAGTAGTGCCGTCAGCCTGCGCGGTGTGGTTGAGACCAGCACCTTCCAGAAGATACTGAGCAAGTCCAAACTGGCGATAGCACTAGGCAAGGGTGCCGGTGGTGAAGCCGGAGCCGGAGACCTTGCCAAGATGCCGCATCTGCTCATCGCGGGGTCTACCGGCAGTGGCAAGACCGTCTGCCTCAATTCCGCCATCTGCTGCCTGCTGATGCACAACACCCCGAACGACCTCCGGCTTATCATGATTGACCCCAAGAGAGTGGAGCTGACGCCTTTCAACAGCATTCCCCACCTGGCCGTACCGGTGATAGTGGACACGAACAAAGCCCTGGACGTGCTCCGCTGGCTCAACGCAGAGATGGACCGGCGCTACCAGCATCTGGCCAAGGCCACGTCACGCAATATCGACAGCTATAATAAGAACCGGCAGGGCAAAGATAGACTACCCTACCTGGTGCTGGTTATCGACGAACTGGCCGACCTGATGATGGCCGGGTTCGATGAAGTGGAACACATTCTCTGCCGGCTGGCCCAGCTTTCTCGTGCCGTGGGCATGCACCTGATAGTGGCTACACAACGGCCGTCGGTGGACGTCGTCACCGGCCTAATCAAGGCCAATTTCCCCACCCGCATCAGTTTTGCGGTTACCTCCCAGGTAGATTCCCGAACGATTCTCGATGGTGCCGGTGCTGAGAAACTGCTGGGCAGGGGTGATATGCTCTACATGCCCACCGAGGCCGCCAAACCGAAACGCCTCCAGGGCTGTTTTGTCTCTGATGCCGAGACGGAGAGGCTGGTCTACTTCTGGGGGAGCCAGAAGAACGACGAAATGTCGGCGTTGAAAATAGAAGAAGCCCTTCAATCACCATCCTTCACCAGAATACGCGAAGTGCCGAAAGACACCCTGCTCGAGGCGGCCAGGCAACTGGCCAGCGAGCACGAAAACATATCCACCTCTTTCCTCCAGCGCCGACTCCAGATAGGCTATCCACGAGCAGCCCGGCTCAAGGAGCAGCTTGACGAATCGCTGGCCGAGGACGAAGAGCAGGAAATGACGTCTGACGAGTCGACCGAGTAA
- a CDS encoding ribonuclease J — MAQPRLRVIPLGGLSEIGKNMMVLECQEDIIVIDAGLMFPEEGMLGVDLVIPDISYLLERRDRIKGMLVTHGHEDHIGALPYVLPQLDVPIYCTQLTHGLISVKLKERKALAKASLNVLPPGGRVTLGCFQIEFFPVCHSIPDAVGLIINTPVGTIVHSGDFKLDFTPVSGNPTDLSRLAQVGREGVLLLLSDSTYAELPGYTPSERVVGEALDHIMAEAPGRVIITTFSSLISRIQQVIDSATKYERRVFVVGRNMTNIVHMAMELGYLRAPDGLLGRLDELKDMPHDKIVFVTTGSQGEPTSALVRIANRDHHQIHIVPGDTVAISATPVPGNEALVAKTMDNLLRQGANVVYNSMAPVHVHGHASQEELKLMLNLVRPQYFVPIHGEYRHLSLHAKLAESIGIPRESIFLMDDGDVLEIGPQMAKVTGKVSSSNVYVDGLSVGDIGTVVLRDRKMLSRDGMVVVIIAINRQTGKLVGRPDIVSRGFVDTREAKEMLDESRDLVARVLDRGGDHPAQWSFVNVKVRDTLNKFYYEQTKRRPMILPFMVKV, encoded by the coding sequence ATGGCACAACCACGGTTGAGAGTAATCCCCCTTGGCGGGCTGAGTGAAATCGGTAAGAACATGATGGTCCTGGAGTGCCAGGAAGACATCATTGTCATTGATGCCGGTCTCATGTTCCCCGAAGAAGGCATGCTCGGGGTAGACCTGGTTATCCCCGACATCAGTTACCTGCTGGAAAGGCGCGACAGGATAAAGGGTATGCTGGTCACTCACGGTCACGAGGACCACATCGGCGCGCTGCCCTATGTCCTGCCCCAGTTGGACGTACCCATCTACTGTACGCAGTTGACCCACGGTCTTATCTCCGTGAAACTCAAGGAGCGAAAGGCACTGGCTAAGGCCAGTCTCAATGTATTACCTCCCGGCGGGCGGGTCACGCTGGGATGTTTTCAGATTGAGTTCTTTCCCGTCTGCCACAGCATCCCTGATGCAGTGGGCCTGATAATAAACACCCCGGTGGGCACCATAGTCCACAGCGGGGATTTCAAACTAGACTTCACGCCGGTGAGCGGCAACCCCACCGACCTCTCCCGGCTGGCACAGGTCGGGCGGGAGGGCGTCCTGCTCTTGCTTTCCGATTCCACCTATGCCGAACTGCCCGGCTATACGCCATCGGAGAGGGTAGTCGGTGAAGCCCTGGACCACATCATGGCTGAGGCACCGGGGAGAGTAATCATCACCACCTTCTCCTCCCTGATATCACGTATCCAGCAGGTCATCGACTCGGCAACCAAGTACGAGCGCCGTGTCTTCGTCGTGGGACGCAACATGACCAACATCGTTCACATGGCTATGGAGCTGGGCTATCTGAGAGCACCGGACGGACTGCTGGGACGTCTCGACGAACTTAAAGATATGCCCCATGACAAAATCGTCTTCGTTACCACCGGGAGCCAGGGAGAGCCGACCTCCGCCCTCGTCCGCATAGCCAATCGGGACCACCACCAAATCCATATAGTCCCCGGGGACACTGTGGCTATTTCAGCTACACCCGTTCCCGGAAACGAGGCGCTGGTGGCCAAGACCATGGACAACCTTCTCCGGCAGGGCGCCAACGTGGTGTACAACAGCATGGCACCGGTACACGTCCACGGACACGCCAGCCAGGAAGAACTGAAGCTCATGTTGAACCTCGTGAGACCACAGTACTTCGTCCCGATACACGGTGAATACCGCCACCTGAGCCTCCACGCCAAACTGGCTGAGTCCATCGGTATTCCCAGGGAGAGTATCTTCCTTATGGACGACGGTGATGTCCTCGAGATAGGGCCGCAGATGGCGAAAGTAACCGGCAAGGTCTCCTCCAGCAACGTCTACGTGGATGGCCTCAGTGTCGGTGACATTGGCACCGTTGTCCTGCGTGACCGGAAGATGCTCTCCAGGGATGGTATGGTGGTAGTGATTATTGCCATCAACCGGCAGACCGGAAAGCTGGTGGGGCGTCCCGATATCGTATCAAGGGGCTTCGTTGACACCAGGGAGGCCAAGGAAATGCTGGACGAGAGCCGTGACCTGGTGGCGCGCGTCCTGGACCGTGGTGGTGACCACCCGGCGCAGTGGAGTTTCGTCAACGTCAAGGTAAGGGATACATTGAACAAGTTCTATTATGAGCAGACCAAGCGCCGTCCGATGATTCTTCCCTTCATGGTCAAGGTCTAG
- a CDS encoding uracil-DNA glycosylase, with protein MSALTELNEEIAHCSLCEIAVDRTRVVPGEGAEDADILFIGEAPGWHEDQQGRPFVGAAGKYLDELLALVNLNRSQVFIANVIKCRPPSNRDPLPIEINNCCKWLDRQIEIIRPRIIVTLGRYSMARFFPGKSISKIHGTVQKWNDITCYAMYHPAAALHQQSLRRTIEEDMSKLPSLLTQTDSVPEVQPQPQQLNMFEV; from the coding sequence ATGTCAGCACTAACTGAGCTTAATGAGGAAATCGCTCACTGTAGCCTCTGCGAAATAGCCGTAGACCGTACCCGGGTAGTCCCCGGAGAGGGCGCAGAGGACGCTGACATACTCTTCATCGGCGAAGCGCCGGGCTGGCACGAAGACCAGCAGGGACGTCCCTTTGTCGGAGCGGCGGGCAAGTACCTTGACGAGTTGCTGGCCCTGGTGAACCTGAACCGCAGTCAGGTATTCATCGCTAACGTCATCAAATGCCGTCCACCGAGCAATCGCGACCCCCTCCCTATAGAAATTAATAACTGCTGCAAGTGGCTGGACCGCCAGATTGAGATAATCCGCCCCAGAATAATCGTAACCCTGGGTCGTTATTCGATGGCCAGGTTCTTTCCCGGTAAGTCAATAAGCAAGATACACGGTACCGTGCAGAAGTGGAATGACATCACCTGCTACGCCATGTACCATCCTGCAGCGGCCCTCCACCAACAGAGTCTGCGCCGCACCATAGAGGAAGACATGAGCAAGCTGCCATCGCTGCTAACCCAGACGGATAGCGTGCCGGAAGTCCAGCCCCAGCCACAGCAACTGAATATGTTTGAGGTCTGA